AACTCTAGAATTACACATTTAAATTTCTGTTACGAATCATTATAAAGCAAAACTTAGTGACAGATGTGTTTGCAAGGTGTAAAGACATGTTGTACCTTGTCTTCTGAACCGCCTAAACATAGTCCCAATTATTATGCCATAATCCTCCTTAGCCAACGCCCAACGGAGTGCATTTTTGTTTAGTAGGTCACCCCAAACTTTAATGATATGTAAAGACCCCCTACGACATTCATTTTGGTAAGAATTGgttagtaatatatatatatatatttgacaTATACAATTAATGGAATATACCTAGCATCCATTATAACAATCTTTCTGAAAGGGCCCCACATTGTGCGATGAATTGTATCCATGTGGACTACAATAGCCATAATGtctacaaaaataacaatttaTAAATGGATTAATACTAAATTTTGTGTAAACGATATTTTAAAAATTGAGCCAAGATCAATATATTCTTACCGACTAAAGTCTTGTTTGGCAACTCAGCAATATCATCAAGGTTGAAGAATATATGTTTTGGGAATGGCGGCATTTGAATTGGAACTGTGTATGGCTCCACGATAGTTTGTTGGTTGAAATACAATTCCATGGGACCATTTAGATGTCGAAAATTGAATTCACCCGGATGAAGACCAAACTTTACGTTATGCATATTGTAAACATGCTTTTCATGGAGCAAATTGTTGAAATGTTTAACTGTCACGGACACATATGTTATGGCCTCGATCTTGGCTCCCTAATAGTATTTCAGTAGGATTTCAGTAGGAGTATAGGCAATGGTATGAATATCGTGTAACTTTGTAAATGAAACTTAAATAATTGTTGGCTTACATTGATGTCAGATAAAATGAAATGTTGTCTATGACGATAACGTGGTTCAATCGGGAATTTAACTTCTACCCGAGCGATAATACTGTATTTCCGAGGTAGCCCATAATAATCTTCATCACGGTAGTCGTCGAACAACATGTATCTATATTAAACATACGACTAAATAACGGTCATTTCTTTGATAGACAAATTTTGTGTAAATATATTTATGTAATAACTTACATAGGCATCCGTTTTATGCGGTCCGCTGCGTCTCTTTCTCGGTTCAATACGACCGGTTCCATCAAAACCTTCTAGCCTTTAacaaaatttaaaatttaaatttaaatGGAACACATGTCATACTTTCGCGGTTCAAAAATGTGATGTTAGCATATGCAACTTGATCATTTATCATGTCGTTTACTTTATAAAGCCATTTAATCTAATCATTCATCATGTCGTCATTGAGGTTCTGATTTCAAGCGAGCTTATGCATTCAGTCTCCCTAGGTTGTTATATATATGTGTTCATCAATGGGTAAGAATAACTTGTTTCATGTTTGTTGACGCGAGAGGTACCATGGGACGGCTACAGAGAACTGCAAATGTAATTGGAAAAGCACATTAAGAGAAGCACTTAAGGGTGTTTGCCTTTGTGTTGAATGGTATATTCGGAAAAGAACATGAAGAGAAGCAGATCACAAAGAGAACTGTGAACGGATGCAAGTGCACCGaattcaaagtatactaccatccAAGCCTCCCCACTATCATTTTTTCTACGAATTAGCATCAACCGATATATACCGGAAGAATGCATATAAACTTTATACCCCAACAAAAAAACTCCAATACACACAAGCTCAACAATGTATTATATAACATATGTCATATAAAAGTTATATTAGGGAAAACATAAGAACAAGACATAAGAACAATACATAAGAACATGAACATAAGAACAAGACATAAGAATCTATCCTCGACATACATAAGAACATTGTATTTCTTTAACAGGAAAATGCAGTTGTTCAACTGAAATCAGATTTCAGTTTAATTGTGTATTGGCAAAAAACAGATCACCTTCAAGCAAAAAATACCGGAAGAAGGATGAGAACTGTTGTTCGCTTATGTCTATCGAGGATACTTGCTCTTTTACATGACGGGTAACAGCAGTTCTCATCCTCTATTATGGGCAGAATAGCATGGCAACTGATTTTCAGTGGTGCATAAAATCTGATTTCAGTTGTTTATTGTGTAATCCGCAAAAAAATCACATTAAAGAAAAAAATAAACATGAAGCGTTCACTCACCTTGTTGCTGTTGAAGTTAATTTTACAGCTTCAATTAGCAAAG
This portion of the Zea mays cultivar B73 chromosome 2, Zm-B73-REFERENCE-NAM-5.0, whole genome shotgun sequence genome encodes:
- the LOC103648114 gene encoding uncharacterized protein; its protein translation is MAIVVHMDTIHRTMWGPFRKIVIMDARGSLHIIKVWGDLLNKNALRWALAKEDYGIIIGTMFRRFRRQEFLESSDHTAIHFNPFHHNTHYFGPIQKALVARNNRQFAVTFLEEQRRR